The following are from one region of the Centropristis striata isolate RG_2023a ecotype Rhode Island chromosome 19, C.striata_1.0, whole genome shotgun sequence genome:
- the loxa gene encoding protein-lysine 6-oxidase yields MGLRIFGTPLYAYACVYFFVFFLQAAQSQTNPGTQQGNQQRAAGLRQTLQWSHNGKIFSILSQGSEYQPPRRRGAPQEQVQARPVTIIRDADAKHPDTSSPPVAQQQPASNPRGLPPPLQRLVRGHEHRQHHQERTGTQRSSNETQEKLTVSPPQARREDMMAADDPYDPYKSTDDNPYYNYYDVYERPRPRSRPGYGTRYHQYGLPDLVPDPYYIQASAYAQRVPMYNLRCAAEENCLSSSAYTGSTRDYDTRMLLRFPQKVKNQGTADFLPSRPRYSWEWHSCHQHFHSMDEFSHYDLLDASTHHSVAEGHKASFCLEDTSCDYGYYRRFACTSHTQGLSPGCYDTYNADIDCQWIDITDVKPGNYILKISVNPNYHVPESDYSNNVVRCDVRYTGNYAYVSGCHLSSY; encoded by the exons ATGGGATTACGCATATTTGGCACGCCACTTTACGCATATGCGTGcgtctatttttttgttttcttcctgcAAGCTGCCCAGTCTCAGACAAATCCGGGGACACAACAAGGAAATCAGCAAAGAGCTGCTGGTCTCCGGCAGACGCTACAGTGGTCACACAACGGCAagatttttagcattttaagcCAGGGCTCGGAGTATCAGCCACCGAGGCGCAGGGGCGCACCTCAGGAGCAAGTGCAGGCGCGACCTGTCACCATCATCCGTGATGCGGACGCCAAACATCCGGACACCTCGAGCCCGCCGGTGGCCCAGCAGCAACCGGCATCCAACCCGCGCGGGCTCCCGCCTCCGCTCCAAAGGCTCGTGAGAGGGCACGAGCACCGCCAGCATCACCAAGAACGCACCGGGACGCAGAGGAGCAGCAATGAGACGCAGGAAAAGCTCACTGTCAGTCCGCCTCAGGCCCGGAGAGAAGACATGATGGCGGCTGATGATCCCTACGACCCCTACAAGTCCACTGATGATAATCCCTATTACAATTATTATGACGTCTACGAGAGACCGAGGCCGAGATCGAGACCCGGATATGGCACAAGGTACCATCAGTACG GTCTGCCTGATCTTGTACCTGACCCATACTACATTCAAGCTTCTGCTTATGCCCAGAGAGTCCCAATGTACAACCTGAGATGTGCTGCTGAGGAGAACTGTTtgtcaag CTCAGCCTACACAGGCAGCACCAGAGACTACGACACCCGTATGCTGCTGAGGTTTCCTCAGAAAGTCAAGAACCAGGGGACGGCGGACTTCCTCCCCAGCAGGCCACGTTACTCCTGGGAGTGGCACAGCTGTCACCA GCACTTCCACAGCATGGATGAGTTCAGCCACTATGACCTGCTGGATGCCTCCACTCACCACTCGGTGGCTGAGGGCCACAAGGCCAGCTTCTGCCTGGAAGACACGTCCTGCGACTACGGCTACTATAGGCGATTTGCCTGCACCTCACATACTCAG GGCCTGAGCCCAGGATGTTATGATACCTACAACGCAGACATCGACTGTCAGTGGATTGACATCACAGATGTGAAACCTGGAAACTATATTCTCAAG ATCAGTGTAAATCCAAACTATCACGTCCCAGAATCAGACTACAGCAACAACGTTGTTCGCTGTGACGTTCGCTACACTGGCAACTACGCCTACGTGTCAGGGTGTCATCTGTCATC GTATTAA
- the gmcl1 gene encoding germ cell-less protein-like 1, giving the protein MGSLGSRFQSPSQGPEEIAEGTSTSHKHGCECKKRKRNAQCDCESEQEEDDAILDTPRRKKLKSTSRYIYQTLFLNGENSDIRICALGQEWNLHKVYLCQSGYFSSMFSGSWKESNMMEINLEIPDQNIDTEALQVVFGSLYRDDVLIKPSRVVSILAAACMLQLDGLIQQCGETMKENISAKTVCGYYACASIYGLDLVMKKCLEWLLNNLMTHQNVDLMKELGSDVMEQLIQSSDLFVMQVEMDVYTALKKWMFLQINPSWDGPIKQLLADADAWLCKRRTDLCEKEPFLSTEEGEAFRSVFKYVRLQYIINDLASARILERDNILPPDWLTSVYKTQWFAMLRTEFDNDNGPQEANKDEFELSSMRCGRKLTKDGDYCWRWTGFNFGFDLLVTYTNRFIVFKRNTLSQPCGGAVSLQPRRHLAFRLRLASFDSRGKLVCSRSTGYQLLTLEKDQEYVVMNLDSRLLTFPLYVCCNFLYTSPQMDQRPDSSEQESTARSVS; this is encoded by the exons ATGGGAAGTCTGGGCAGTCGGTTCCAGTCCCCCTCTCAGGGACCAGAGGAGATTGCAGAGGGCACAAGTACCAGCCACAAGCATGGATGTGAGTGTAAGAAGAGGAAACGAAATGCCCAGTGTGACTGTGAGAGTGAGCAAGAGGAGGATGATGCCATACTAGATACACCGCGCAG GAAGAAATTGAAAAGCACATCACGATACATTTATCAGACTTTGTTCCTGAACGGGGAAAACAGTGACATTCGCATCTGTGCTCTGGGACAGGAGTGGAACCTCCACAAAGTGTACCTGTGCCAG TCAGGGTATTTCTCCAGCATGTTCAGCGGCTCTTGGAAGGAGTCCAACATGATGGAAATCAACTTGGAGATCCCCGACCAGAACATCGACACTGAAG ctctaCAAGTCGTGTTTGGGTCCCTGTACCGGGATGATGTTCTGATCAAGCCCAGCAGAGTTGTCAGTATTCTTGCAGCTGCTTGTATGCTACAGCTG GATGGCTTGATCCAGCAGTGTGGAGAGACCATGAAGGAAAACATCAGTGCGAAGACCGTGTGTGGCTACTATGCTTGTGCCAGCATCTATGGCTTGGATTtagtcatgaagaa GTGTCTTGAGTGGCTTCTCAACAACCTGATGACCCACCAAAATGTCGACCTGATGAAAGAACTTGG GTCGGATGTGATGGAGCAGCTCATTCAGTCCTCAGACCTGTTTGTCATGCAGGTGGAGATGGATGTATACACTGCTCTGAAAAAG TGGATGTTTCTACAGATCAATCCGTCATGGGATGGCCCAATCAAGCAGCTTCTGGCTGACGCTGATGCGTGGCTTTGCAAGCGCAGGACAG ACCTGTGTGAGAAAGAGCCTTTCTTGAGCACTGAGGAGGGCGAAGCTTTTCGTTCAGTGTTCAAATATGTTCGTCTCCAGTATATCATCAACGATCTTGCATCTGCACGCATCTTGGAGAGAGATAATATTTTGCCCCCTG ATTGGTTAACGTCGGTGTACAAAACCCAGTGGTTCGCAATGCTCCGGACAGAATTTGACAATGATAACGG TCCACAGGAAGCAAACAAAGACGAGTTCGAGCTGAGCAGTATGAGGTGCGGCAGGAAACTGACTAAAGATGGAGAT TATTGCTGGCGGTGGACAGGCTTTAACTTTGGTTTCGACCTGCTGGTGACCTACACAAACCGGTTCATTGTCTTCAAAAGAAATACTCTGAGTCAGCCATGTGGGGGCGCTGTGAGTCTACAACCTCGAAGGCATCTGGCATTCAG GTTACGTCTTGCCTCCTTCGACAGCCGTGGAAAGCTAGTCTGCAGCCGCTCAACAGGTTACCAGCTCCTCACTCTGGAGAAAGACCAG GAGTATGTGGTGATGAACCTGGACAGCCGGTTGCTAACATTCCCCCTCTACGTGTGCTGTAACTTCCTGTATACGTCGCCTCAGATGGACCAGCGTCCAGACTCCTCAGAACAAGAAAGCACTGCTCGCAGCGTGTCTTGA
- the ggcx gene encoding vitamin K-dependent gamma-carboxylase — MEARDATAGALVGSDGEEKSAKKDAAPKKETPETKSKMEKIFGFRKEDLTSWHSLVTLLNRPTDPASLGIFRCLFGLLMTIDITQERGLSHLDYKYLDGAPVCRFPLFNFLQPLPLDWMYLVYVVMFLGALGIMLGCFYRLSCLMFISTYWYIFFLDKTTWNNHSYLYGLIGFQLTLMDANRYWSIDGLRRPSIRNAHVPLWNYTLLRTQIFIVYFIAGIKKLDADWVEGYSMSYLAHHWLFDPFKVILPVEVVNLLVVHGGGLVLDLTAGYLLFFDATRPYGIFFVSYFHCMNSQLFSIGMFSYTMLATSPLFCYTDWPRRFFARFPAFLGAVLPFTSPVLQTSTSCVYSESQSTSTERRGAPPVTKPSKPRLKHKLAAIFTLLYITEQFFLPYSHFITQGYNNWTNGLYGYSWDMMVHSRSHQHVKITYKDGKTGDIGYLNPGVFTQSRRWKDHGDMLKQYSTCLHQFLPRYNITDPEIYFDIWVSINERFQQRIFDPRVNIVKADWSPFQPNPWLMPLLVDLSPWRTKFQEIEGSLDNQTEIVFIADFPGLHLENFVSEDLGNTSIQVLQGQVSVEVVEEKKNYTLQPGEQIKVPAGAYHKVYTVSEGPSCYMYIYVNTTEAALQENFTKLYELQERVRNGTETEPLPPELQPLVAADDEEVNATDPIVQLFLKRQRRMKEVKKRREAGTLERLERFAVKKYYTIRRGFLMTAIAMRNLLVGLPPLEQLTREVAFANMKGPQAEGTEDERLKDEVGHGEL; from the exons ATGGAGGCGAGAGACGCAACTGCAG GTGCTCTTGTGGGCAGTGATGGAgaggaaaagtctgcaaaaaaggatGCAGCtcctaaaaaagaaacaccagAGACCAAGAGCAAGATGGAGAAGATCTTTGGGTTCAGGAAGGAGGACCTGACCTCCTGGCACAGCCTGGTGACCCTCCTGAACCGCCCCACTGACCCGGCATCCCTGGGCATCTTCCGCTGCTTGTTTG GTTTGCTGATGACTATTGACATCACACAAGAACGTGGCCTCAGTCACCTGGACTATAAGTACCTGGATGGTGCCCCTGTGTGCCGCTTTCCCCTCTTCAATTTCTTACAGCCACTGCCGCTGGATTGGATGTATCTGGTTTATGTGGTGATGTTCCTCG GGGCCCTGGGCATCATGCTTGGCTGCTTCTACCGTCTCTCCTGCCTCATGTTCATCTCGACGTACTGGTACATCTTCTTTCTGGATAAGACTACCTGGAATAATCACTCGTACCTGTACGGCCTCATTGGGTTTCAGCTCACACTCATGGATGCCAACAGATACTG GTCAATTGATGGATTGCggaggccttctataagaaatGCTCATGTGCCTCTGTGGAATTACACCTTGTTGAGGACACAG ATATTTATTGTATACTTCATCGCTGGAATCAAAAAGCTGGATGCTGATTGGGTGGAGGGATACTCGATGTCATACCTGGCTCACCACTGGCTGTTTGATCCTTTCAA AGTGATTCTCCCTGTGGAGGTAGTGAATCTGCTCGTGGTGCATGGAGGCGGCCTTGTTCTGGATCTGACCGCCGGCTACCTGCTGTTTTTTGATGCCACTCGACCTTATGGAATTTTCTTTGTCAGCTATTTTCACTGTATGAACTCGCAGCTCTTCAGCATTG GGATGTTTTCCTACACAATGTTGGCCACCAGTCCTCTCTTCTGCTACACCGACTGGCCAAGAAGATTCTTCGCCCGTTTCCCAGCATTCCTCGGGGCAGTCCTGCCATTCACCTCCCCGGTCCTTCAGACTAGTACTTCCTGTGTTTACAGCGAGAGTCAAAGCACCAGCACCGAACGCCGGGGGGCCCCGCCTGTCACTAAACCTTCCAAACCAAGACTAAAGCACAAGCTGGCAGCCATTTTTACTCTTCTCTACATAACTGAACAGTTCTTCCTGCCTTACTCCCACTTCATCACACAG GGTTACAACAACTGGACCAATGGCTTGTACGGCTACTCGTGGGACATGATGGTCCACTCCCGCAGCCATCAGCATGTTAAGATCACCTATAAAGATGGAAAAACTGGGGATATTGGATACCTGAACCCAGGG GTTTTCACACAAAGCCGTCGCTGGAAGGACCACGGAGACATGCTGAAGCAGTATTCCACCTGCCTCCATCAGTTCCTGCCTCGCTATAACATCACTGACCCTGAAATCTACTTTGACATCTGGGTGTCCATCAATGAACGCTTCCAGCAGAG GATCTTTGATCCCCGTGTGAACATCGTGAAGGCTGATTGGTCGCCTTTCCAACCGAACCCGTGGCTGATGCCTCTGCTGGTGGACCTCTCACCGTGGAGGACCAAGTTCCAGGAGATTGAGGGCAGCTTGGACAATCAGACTGAGATTGTCTTCATCGCAGATTTCCCAG GTCTCCATTTAGAAAACTTTGTAAGTGAAGATCTGGGCAACACCAGCATCCAAGTGTTGCAGGGTCAAGTGAGCGTTGAGGtagtggaggagaagaagaactaCACTCTTCAGCCTGGTGAGCAGATCAAG GTACCTGCTGGGGCTTACCATAAGGTGTACACAGTGTCTGAAGGCCCGTCCTGCTACATGTACATCTACGTCAACACCACAGAGGCGGCGCTGCAGGAGAACTTCACCAAGCTGTACGAGCTTCAGGAGCGCGTTCGCAATGGGACAG AAACCGAGCCCCTTCCTCCGGAGCTGCAGCCTCTCGTCGCTGCAGACGATGAAGAGGTCAACGCCACCGACCCAATCGTGCAGCTGTTCCTGAAGAGGCAACGCCGCATGAAGGAGGTGAAGAAGCGCAGGGAGGCCGGTACTCTGGAGCGACTGGAGCGATTTGCTGTGAAGAAGTACTATACGATACGGAGGGG ATTCTTGATGACGGCCATCGCTATGAGGAACCTGCTGGTGGGTCTCCCGCCTCTAGAACAGCTGACACGAGAAGTGGCCTTTGCCAACATGAAGGGACCTCAGGCAGAAGGCACAGAGGACGAACGGCTCAAAGATGAAGTCGGTCATGGAGAACTTTAA
- the snx24 gene encoding sorting nexin-24, whose translation MHPVRVSIPSFRSENNSIEKGYTVFRIDVLMNGRQHVVEKRYSEFHTLHKMLKKSIKPPEIPSKHVRNWVPKVLEQRRHGLELYLQTIIMENGVLPKVFLDFLNIRHFPSVPKTESCGSFDTESEESSKLSHQPVLLFLRDPYLLPSAHDAFSNVVIEGVVHGVFYPDLQPR comes from the exons ATGCATCCAGTGCGAGTGTCGATCCCGTCATTTCGCTCAGAAAACAACTCGATCGAGAAAGGATACACG GTCTTTAGAATTGACGTGCTGATGAACGGCAGACAACATGTTGTTGAGAAACGCTACAGTGAATTCCACACTTTGCATAAAATG CTAAAGAAGAGCATAAAGCCACCTGAGATCCCCTCCAAGCATGTAAGAAACTGGGTCCCAAAGGTCCTGGAGCAGAGGAGGCATGGTCTGGAGCTCTACCTGCAG ACTATAATTATGGAAAATGGAGTTCTTCCAAAGGTATTTCTGGATTTCCTGAATATCCGCCATTTTCCTTCAGTGCCAAAAACAGAAAGCTGTGG gTCATTTGACACAGAATCAGAGGAATCAAG CAAACTTTCACATCAGCCGGTGCTGCTGTTTCTGAGAGACCCCTACCTGCTGCCATCTGCTCACG ATGCATTTTCAAACGTTGTGATCGAAGGTGTGGTGCACGGAGTTTTCTACCCGGATCTCCAACCGAGGTAG